One genomic segment of Sorex araneus isolate mSorAra2 chromosome X, mSorAra2.pri, whole genome shotgun sequence includes these proteins:
- the LOC129399646 gene encoding igE-binding protein-like, which translates to MPVSWWWGALFVLLIWICLLFCSCVFTMGTEATWKMVQNCLEDEACSIVVREGRQVLEKVQDSLSETERSEGLGACMKIPSNKEKGLPGGGKKLEGRGEINKEKGLPGGGKKLEGKGEINETNDPPAACAPRSASDEAGDLYPRRDVAAISLDLRHRPRHSPSEDSSLSSEEEDLLQQKAARYEATRYHPLKSRARGERGSTRPSPSAPPPPPYHDPPLDKARPSRTSLFPDNLRRQMRLAFPVLEGDGDERVYAHVEFAQIKELAEAVRKYGTNANYTISLLDRLARDRMTPRDWQDVAKATLPNNGKFLEWKALWYDAAQDQARLSHNARYAAQHEWTSDMLTGQGVHAEDQINLPWGVYPQISLLAIKAWKGLSAKGETSNQLTKVIQGPQEPFSDFVARMTEVASRIFGDSDAATPLIEQLIFEQATQECRNAIAPRKAKGLQDWLKVCRELGGPLSNAGLAAAILCSQRQRGSDPSWDRTCFNCGKRGHVKRDCRTPRETPSLCQRCKKGNHPADRCRSVRDNTGRLLPPLISEEPKNGRRGPWSQGLNKYGTRFFREAQEQQPSAESPNWTSVPPPPSP; encoded by the coding sequence ATGCccgtttcctggtggtggggagcactctttgtcctccttatttggatttgccttctcttttgctcttgtgtctttactatgggcactgaggcgacttggaagatggttcaaaattgtttggaggatgaggcatgctccatagtggtcagggaaggccggcaggtgttggaaaaggtccaagacagtttgtcagaaaccgagcgATCAGAAGGGCTGGGCGCGTGTATGAAAATACCcagcaataaggaaaaaggactgcccggtgggggcaagaagttagaagggagaggggaaataaataaggaaaaaggactgcccggtgggggcaagaagctagaagggaaaggggaaataaatgaaacaaatgaccCTCCCGCTGCTTGTGCACCTCGATCCGCCTCGGACGAGGCCGGGGACTTGTACCCCAGGCGTGACGTGGCTGCAATCAGCTTAGACCTTAGACATAGACCTAGACATAGCCCCTCGGAGGATTCCTCCCTTAGTTCCGAAGAGGAGGATTTATTACAGCAAAAAGCGGCCCGTTATGAAGCAACTAGGTACCATCCTCTGAAGTCTCGGGCTCGCGGTGAGAGGGGCTCGACACGCCCCTCGCCTTccgctcctccccctccaccctatCATGATCCTCCCTTGGACAAGGCACGTCCATCTCGTACTTCCCTGTTTCCTGATAATCTGCGCAGGCAGATGCGATTAGCTTTCCCCGTCTTAGAGGGGGATGGGGACGAGCGCGTTTACGCCCACGTGGAGTTTGCTCAGATTAAGGAGCTAGCGGAGGCGGTCAGGAAATACGGAACAAATGCCAACTACACCATTTCCCTGCTTGACAGGCTAGCACGGGATCGAATGACCCCCAGGGATTGGCAGGACGTGGCCAAAGCCACGCTACCCAATAACGGGAAATTTCTAGAGTGGAAGGCCCTCTGGTATGATGCAGCTCAGGATCAGGCTCGCCTTAGCCACAACGCCCGCTATGCCGCGCAGCACGAGTGGACCAGTGATATGCTTACTGGCCAGGGCGTCCATGCAGAGGATCAGATTAACTTACCCTGGGGGGTATATCCCCAGATATCCTTGCTTGCCATAAAAGCCTGGAAAGGCCTTTCCGCAAAAGGTGAGACAAGTAACCAACTCACAAAGGTCATTCAGGGGCCTCAGGAACCCTTCTCTGATTTTGTTGCACGCATGACGGAGGTGGCGAGTCGCATTTTTGGTGACTCGGACGCAGCGACCCCCCTTATCGAGCAGCTCATTTTTGAACAAGCGACTCAGGAATGCAGGAATGCCATAGCCCCGAGGAAGGCTAAGGGCTTGCAGGATTGGCTCAAAGTCTGCCGCGAGCTCGGGGGCCCCCTCTCCAACGCTGGCCTAGCGGCAGCCATTCTCTGCTCACAGCGGCAGCGAGGCTCGGATCCCTCCTGGGACCGCAcctgttttaattgtgggaagcGAGGACACGTTAAGCGTGACTGCAGGACGCCGCGGGAGACCCCCTCTCTGTGTCAGCGCTGCAAGAAGGGCAATCACCCCGCCGACCGTTGTCGGTCCGTCCGTGACAATACGGGGCGGCTCCTCCCACCTCTAATCTCGGAGGAGCCAAAAAACGGGAGGCGAGGCCCATGGTCTCAGGGCCTGAACAAGTATGGGACCAGGTTCTTTCGGGAGGCTCAGGAACAGCAACCCAGTGCAGAGTCACCCAACTGGACCTCCGTGCCACCTCCTCCCTCACCATAA